AGCTTGATGCGGCGGGCGCCGATACCATTGTTTTCGACATTCTGTTTTCCGAACCTGCCCCGGGGGATCGCTCCCTGGCCAATACCATGGAGGCCCACGGCAGGGTTGTTCTGCCCCTGCACCTGTCGCCACCGTCCACCAACCAGTTGTTGGCCACCCATCCCCCTGCCCCGCTTCTGGCTCAGGCCGCGGCGTCGGTCGGGCATGCTCACGTTGAGCTGGACGAGGACGGCATCGCACGCGGACTTTACCTTCGCAACGGCCTTGGCGACCGTCTCTGGCCCAGCCTTGCACTTGCGACCCATCAAATGGAAGCGCCCGCACCATCACAGGCGCGGGCCGCTCCCTACACCAATATCCGTCAGTTGTTTCGGGCGGTTCCCCTGGCTGGAGCTTCCGGCACCATCACGTCCTATTCCTATGCCGACGTACTTTCCGGGCCGCCTTCCCCTGACCGCTTTGAAGGCAAGACCGTTTTTGTCGGCGCAACTGCGGCCGGTTTTGGCGACATCCTGCCCACACCGTTTTCCGGGCTTCGTCAGCCACTGTCCGGCGTGGAATTTCATGCCAATGCCTACTCCGCCCTCAGTAAAGGCGAGTTGATCAGCCGCGTACCGATGGCCGCGTCCTTTGCACTTGCAGGGGCGATTCTGCTTTTGCTGGCGATAGCCCTGCCACGAATGCGGCCAGCGAGGGCTCTAGGGCTCTGTTTATCCGCCGGCCTGGGGCTGGTGATAGCCTATGGGCTACTGTTGTTCATCGCGGAACTGTGGCTGTCAGTCGCTCACGCGCTGATCATTGCCCTGCTCGCCATTCCGGTTTCCAGCGGGTTACGTCTGGCCATGACCAACCGGTTCCTGAACCGCCAACTCGATGAACTCGCCCATGGGCCTTCCATGGCGCTGCCCAGCGCCTCTGGCAGACACCCTCTCCAGCTTATGTCTCACCTTCGTGCACTCCTTCAGCCGGAAGGCTGGCTGGTGGCGCAGGACGAAGAAACCATCGAGGCTCAGGGCTTCCGTCTTGCAGACGCACCGGCATTGGAAACAGAAGGAAGGTGGGTTCATCGGAATAACCAAAGTTGGATCCGCCTGACCCGCCATCCGGTTCGCTACACCTTAGGCCTGAAACTACCCAACGATCTCAGCCGGGAAGCCATTCAACGGTATCTGCAACGACTGCCGCTGGCAGAAAATAGTCCAGGAGCACCAGACATATCGCCGCGGGAAAACATCTCCGCCCGCATTGAGAGGGTTCGCAAGGCCACCGCCCAGATGAGCCAGATGCAGCAGTTCATTCACCGCAGCTTTGAAAGCATGCCTGACGGCATCATCGTGACGGACGAACTGGGGGTTATCCGCTTTGCCAACCGACATATCGAGGAATGGTTCGGTGAGCCCATGCCCAGCCTCAACGGCTTGCCACTGGCGCGCCTGCTTGACGGCCACGATCCCAGGGAAAGCACCCCCTGGCATGAAACCGTTTCAGAGACCCTGACCTTAGCCCAGGCCCGGACGGTAGACCTGCAACTGGCCAACAAGGCCTTCCTGATTCACTTTGCACCCTTCGCCCTGCCGGGCGGCGACCAGAGCGGCATCATTGCCAATGTGTCCGACATCTCGGAACTGCGGGAACAACAGCGTCAGCATCGTGAGGCCATCGACTTCATTTCCCATGATGTGCGCTCGCCACTGGTCTCGCAGCTTGCATTGATAGAACAGCTCAAACGCAACCAAGGTCAGGTTGAAACAAGCCAACTCGACCAGCTCGGTATGCTTGCCCGGCGAAGCTATAATCTTGCAGAAGAGTTTGTGCAGCTGGCCCGGGCGGAGCAACTTACCGAGACGCGGTTTTACGAATGCGAGTTTCTGGCCATCGCTGAAAATGCCCGGGACAGCGTCAGCGAACAGGCTGCTGAGAAAGGGATCCAACTGGTTCTCAACGGGCAGGAAGATCTCTGGCTGAAAGGTAATGCGGAGTTGCTGGAACGGGCAGTTATCAACCTGATAACCAATGCGGTCCAGTATAGCCCTCGCGGTTCCACCGTCACGGTTCAGGTGTTCAATGCCGGCCATGAGGCCTGCCTGACCGTGAGCGACGAAGGCGAAGGAATTGCTGAAGACGAGATGCCCCACCTGTTCAGCCGTTACCGTCGCCAGAAGAGCAGCGAGCTGTCGGGCAATCACGGCACCGGGCTGGGGCTATCCTTTGTAAACGTGGTGGTGGAGAAACACCGGGGAACCATCGCCGTGGACTCGAGGCTGGGCGCCGGTTCCGCGTTCAGCCTGAAGCTGCCGATGGTTCATCCGGTAAACTGATTCAGCCCTTGATGGTTTTGCTCACCAGGTCGGAGGGAGGGCTCATCAGGCCGCTCGTGTCTTCAACCTGGACACTGAAATGCCAAGTACCAACACCCAGGTTCTTCACGGTGTATTCCATGGTGCTTGCATTATCGATCACGACAGACTTATCCAGGTTCTCCGGATCCTGGCCATAGTTGATCACGTAACCAGCCAGCTCCCCCATTTTCAGACCTTCACCATTCTGGCGCTGATCGGGAGCATTCCAGCTCAGCGCTGCAGAGCGCTCCAGGGTTTGCTGGCCACCGGAACTCTGCGTACCAGTCTCGTCGGAAGAACCGCCACCACATCCAGCCAGGGCGATTCCGAATACTACCGCGGCGATCCCTGCCTTTGACATTTTAATGACGTTCTTCATAGACGTTTCACACCAAGTTTCCGTCGAATTTGTGAAATTCTATAAAATTCGTACGGCAAGGACTGTGAAAAATGTCATTCGAATTGTAATTTATACGCCATTTTTTTGACATTTAGTATCAAAAGTGGCTCTAATCCCTGCCAAAACAAAGGCTTGCAGCGATCTAAGGGAAACCCGAGACAGTTGTAACGGGATCTGCCTGAATCTGTGCGCCTTTCCCGGAGACAACGACGCAAAGTGGATTTTTATTCCCGTGGCAGAACACTGAGGACTTAAAGGCATGGTTAATTCAGGCTGGAATGAACTTGGCCTGAAAACAAAAAAGGCCAGTCGTTTCCGACTGGCCTTTTTCAATAATGGTAGCGGGGGCTGGATTCGAACCAACGACCTCCGGGTTATGAGCCCGACGAGCTACCAGACTGCTCTACCCCGCATCAAACTGGTGGTTAACCGGAGTTGCTCCGATCAACGTGCGCGTATACTAAGGATTCATTACAGGGCTGTCAATCGATATTTTCAAACAGATCCAGCGGGAAAGGCTCTGTTCCAGCAACCTTGCCCACGTTAAACCCCACGGCATCAATGGCTTCCTGCACAGGACGAAAAGAACGCCTGTGCTCTGTGGTGGCGCCGTACTGATTTAGCGCATCCATATGGGTCGGTGTGGGATATCCCTTGTGGCCGGCGAAGCCGTATTCGGGAAAGTGCTCGTGCAGGGCGTTCATTTCGCGGTCCCGGGTGACCTTGGCCAGGATAGACGCCGCACTGATGGCCTCAACCCGACTATCACCCTTGATCACCGGCTCTGACCGCCAATGCCAGTCCGGACAACGGTTGCCATCCACCAGGACATATTCCGGAGCAATGTGAAGCCCCTCCACTGCCCGCTTCATGGCCAGCATGGTTGCCTGGTAGATATTGAGCTGGTCGATTTCCCGGGCTTCACAGCGGCCCAGGCTCCAGGCAGCGGCCCGTTCGATGATCTGCTCGTATAGCGCCTCTCTGCGCTTTTCCGAAAGCTTCTTGGAATCGGCAAGTCCGGCAATAGGGCGATCCGGGTCAAGGATCACGGCCGCTGTCACAACGGCTCCTACAAGTGGACCCCGCCCCACCTCGTCAACACCTGCCAGCAGACGCCCCTGATAACGGCAGACAAAAGGCGGCAACGGGGGCTTCTTTGCCATCAGACTTTACCTCCGATCAGCTTGGCAATGGCATTGGCGGCCTGCTCGTCGGCATTCTGCCGCAAGCTGTGGTGTATCTCGGTGAATGCCAGAGTAAGCCGCTCCCGTTCATCGGTATTCTCCAGTCGCTCCAGCACTGCCTGCCCGAGTGCCTCGGGTGTGGCCTCGTCCTGAAGCAGTTCGGGCACCAGGGGTTGTTTAGCCAGCAGGTTCGGGAGAGCCACATAGGGCGACTTCACCATCCTTGAGACGATCTTGAAACTCAGATTGCTCAGTCGATAACCCACAACCATTGGTTTTTTCAACAACATGGCTTCGAGAGTCGCGGTGCCAGATGCCAGCAGAACCACATCGGCTGCCGCCATCACCTCCCGCGAACGACCGCGGACAATCGTAACCGCCAGCTTTACGTCGAGTGCTTCCACCAGCGCCCTCACCTGCTGCTCACGTTCGCGGTTGACGCAGGGAATGGCTAGCTGCAGATCCGGTCGCCGACTCTGAATCCAGCGCGCAGCTTCCAGAAACAGCCCGCCCAGGCGTTCAACTTCGCCACCACGACTGCCCGGCAGGATCGCCAGTACCGGTGCCTGCTCGTCCAGGCCGAGATTGCGACGGGCGGCCAGGGTGTCTGGTTCCATGGGAATCATGTCGGCCAGTGGATGCCCCACAAACGACACGGGCACCTTGTGCTCTTCGTAGAAGCGAGCCTCGAAGGGAAAAAGCGTGAGCATCAGGTCAACGGCTTTTGCAATCTTGAAAATACGCTTCTGACGCCAGGCCCAGACGGACGGACTGACATAATGAGCAGTGAGAATGCCGGCATCGCGGCACCGGCGCTCAACGCCCAGGGTGAAATCCGGGGAATCAATGCCAATCACCACATCGGGGGGATTGCTCAGTAAATAGGCCATAAGCCGGGCGCGAATGCTAAAGAGCTCGCGCAGCCGC
This DNA window, taken from Marinobacter halotolerans, encodes the following:
- the lpxB gene encoding lipid-A-disaccharide synthase — its product is MISERRHAPVFGIVAGEASGDILGAGLIRSLRKRYPGARFVGIGGDEMVAEGFHSLVPMERLSVMGLVEVLGRLRELFSIRARLMAYLLSNPPDVVIGIDSPDFTLGVERRCRDAGILTAHYVSPSVWAWRQKRIFKIAKAVDLMLTLFPFEARFYEEHKVPVSFVGHPLADMIPMEPDTLAARRNLGLDEQAPVLAILPGSRGGEVERLGGLFLEAARWIQSRRPDLQLAIPCVNREREQQVRALVEALDVKLAVTIVRGRSREVMAAADVVLLASGTATLEAMLLKKPMVVGYRLSNLSFKIVSRMVKSPYVALPNLLAKQPLVPELLQDEATPEALGQAVLERLENTDERERLTLAFTEIHHSLRQNADEQAANAIAKLIGGKV
- a CDS encoding fibronectin type III domain-containing protein; this translates as MSKAGIAAVVFGIALAGCGGGSSDETGTQSSGGQQTLERSAALSWNAPDQRQNGEGLKMGELAGYVINYGQDPENLDKSVVIDNASTMEYTVKNLGVGTWHFSVQVEDTSGLMSPPSDLVSKTIKG
- the rnhB gene encoding ribonuclease HII, producing the protein MAKKPPLPPFVCRYQGRLLAGVDEVGRGPLVGAVVTAAVILDPDRPIAGLADSKKLSEKRREALYEQIIERAAAWSLGRCEAREIDQLNIYQATMLAMKRAVEGLHIAPEYVLVDGNRCPDWHWRSEPVIKGDSRVEAISAASILAKVTRDREMNALHEHFPEYGFAGHKGYPTPTHMDALNQYGATTEHRRSFRPVQEAIDAVGFNVGKVAGTEPFPLDLFENID
- a CDS encoding CHASE2 domain-containing protein, whose amino-acid sequence is MMPIRTTPWTLGLPLLLMLWLAHAFDIPQRLNFWLYDSLITAYPSSIAPDIALVAIDEKSLDQLGQWPWPRETHGRLIEQLDAAGADTIVFDILFSEPAPGDRSLANTMEAHGRVVLPLHLSPPSTNQLLATHPPAPLLAQAAASVGHAHVELDEDGIARGLYLRNGLGDRLWPSLALATHQMEAPAPSQARAAPYTNIRQLFRAVPLAGASGTITSYSYADVLSGPPSPDRFEGKTVFVGATAAGFGDILPTPFSGLRQPLSGVEFHANAYSALSKGELISRVPMAASFALAGAILLLLAIALPRMRPARALGLCLSAGLGLVIAYGLLLFIAELWLSVAHALIIALLAIPVSSGLRLAMTNRFLNRQLDELAHGPSMALPSASGRHPLQLMSHLRALLQPEGWLVAQDEETIEAQGFRLADAPALETEGRWVHRNNQSWIRLTRHPVRYTLGLKLPNDLSREAIQRYLQRLPLAENSPGAPDISPRENISARIERVRKATAQMSQMQQFIHRSFESMPDGIIVTDELGVIRFANRHIEEWFGEPMPSLNGLPLARLLDGHDPRESTPWHETVSETLTLAQARTVDLQLANKAFLIHFAPFALPGGDQSGIIANVSDISELREQQRQHREAIDFISHDVRSPLVSQLALIEQLKRNQGQVETSQLDQLGMLARRSYNLAEEFVQLARAEQLTETRFYECEFLAIAENARDSVSEQAAEKGIQLVLNGQEDLWLKGNAELLERAVINLITNAVQYSPRGSTVTVQVFNAGHEACLTVSDEGEGIAEDEMPHLFSRYRRQKSSELSGNHGTGLGLSFVNVVVEKHRGTIAVDSRLGAGSAFSLKLPMVHPVN